The Methyloceanibacter sp. wino2 nucleotide sequence GCGCTTGCGCCAAGCGGCGAATCCATGTGCGGCGGCCATGACGTCCACAGCCATGAAGCCGACATTGTGACGGTTGAAGGCGTATTGCGCCCCCGGATTGCCGAGGCCGACAAAGAGCTTCATCGCGTCGTCCCGTCTCGCGGCCCGAACGGCCCGTCAGACGAAGGAGAAGACTACTCCTTCGTCTCCTCGGCTTCTTCGGTCGCTTCCTCTTCGGCGCCTTCTTCCTCCTCGCCCGCATCGTCGCCACCACGGCCGGCGATGGTCGCGACGGTGAAGTCGCGGTCGGTGATCGTGGGGACAGCGCCCTCAGGCAGCGTCACGGCCGAGATGTGGATGGAGTCGCCGATCTCCATTCCCGCCAGATCGATCTCGATCGCTTCGGGAATTTTGTCGGCCGGGCAGCGCAGGGAAATCTCGTGGCGGACCACGTTGAGTACGCCGCCACGCTTCAGGCCCGGGGAGGCGCCTTCGTTGAGGAAGTGCACCGGCACGTCCACGTCGATCTCGGCGTTCTTCGCGAGCCGCAGGAAATCCACATGGATCGGGAAGTCGCGCACCGGGTCGACCTGCACGTCGCGCGGGATGGCCCGGATCTTCGTGCCGTCCATGTCGAGCATGTAAACCGTGCTCTGGAAGTGACCGGTTTGAATCTGCTTGGAAACTTCCTTCGTCTCCAGAGCGATGTTGAGCGGCTCGTCGCTGCCGCCGTAAACGATGCCGGGAATGCGCCCTTCACGGCGAATTGCGCGCGCGCCACCGGTTCCGGTGCGCCCTCGCGACCACGCCTTGAGCTCGATCGCCTCAGCCATTTGATCCTCCGAACGTCTGAAATAGTGAGGGGCCGGAAACCGGCCCCCAGAATCGGGCGCGGCGCTCTGATCGTGGTCGCCGCGACGGAATTTGAGAGGCTTATAGCCTAAGGACACCTAAGAAGACAATCGCCTATCGGCGCTGTTTTTCGGCCCTAAAGCGCGCCCGAGACCGCCTCCGGTGAGAGGCCCGGCGACCCCTTCTTGGCCGTTTCGGCCTCTTTGACGAGCGCCAGGACCCGCCGGTTCAGCGGGGTGGGATGCCCGACCTGATCCGCCAGCCGGATGATTTCCCCTTGGAGATAGTCGATTTCGGTGTGCCGGCCGGCCTGCAGGTCCTCCCACATGGACGAGCGGGCGTTCTTGTCCATGGAGAGCATCCGCTTGGCGGCGACCCGGAACAGGGCGTCAGGGAGTCGCAGGGCCAGCGCCAAGACCCGCTGCGGCACGCCTTCATAGGGTGCGTACCGGATCCCGGCGGCATTCAGGACCGCCAAACCCTCGCCGAGCTGCCGGGCCACGAGCGCCCGCCAGCGCCGGTCGCCGAACTGCTCGACGATCGGCAGGCCGGACAGGGCATTGAGCCCATTGTTCAGATTGACCAGCAGTTTGCCCCACAACACCGCTTCGATGTCGTCTCGCTCGGCGACCGGCATGTGTTGAACGTCGAGCACGGACCGCAGCCCGGTCGTCGTCGTCTCGACCTGGATCACACCGCCGCTCGCGCGGTGAAAGCGCGGCGGGGCATCGGCCGGGCGGTTCTGAACCACATTGAACGGGACCATCGCGTCGACCACGCGCTCGGGTCCGAGGTGCTCCCGCAGAATGCCCGCGTTGGAGACGCCGTTCTGCAGGCTCACGGCGACGGCATCGTGGCCGGCGTGCTCCGCGATCAGGGCGGCCATTGCGTCGGTATCGTGGGACTTGACGGCGACGAGGATGAGCTTTGCACCGGCGAGGGCCTCGGACGGGGCCGAGCTGAGCTTCAACCGATCCGGGCCGAGGTCGATGTCGTGCCCCTCCAAGTCGGAGCAATGGAGACCGTGCCGGGAAATCTCGGCGGCGAGCGCGGGCCGGGTCAGCAACGTGACGCTGCGCCCGGCTGCGGCGAGACGCGCGCCGACATAGCAGCCCACGCTGCCGGCACCGGCAACCGTGATGGGAAGGTCGTTCGTTTCGGTCATGAAAGCCGGCCCGGCCCGATGGAAGGAAATGAGCCCATATCGTGGTGTGATGGCCGCTTTATGGATGGGCCCAGAATTCGACGGTACGGCCTCGGGCAGGCTATAGTAATCTATCTGGCTTGGGATGGGTGTTGCACGAATGGGCGCAGCCGAAGGCTGCCGATCTGCGCAAAACGGGGACTGCGCACGTCATGTATGAAGAGTTCGACGGCCTTATATCCGGCGTGCCCGCGAAAGGGGTGACCGGTGCCGACAGGGAGAACCCGCGCGGCGGCGCAATGATCCGGCCATCGACCTTGGCCAATCATCCGCACGACCTTCGCGACAAGGCCAAGCGGCATCTCCCCGCAATCGTCTTCGATTTTCTCGAAGGCGGTTCCCACGACGAAATCACCATGCGGCGGAACCGGGCGGACTTCGATGCCGTGCGCCTTCGCCAGCGCGTGTTCGACCATCCCGTCATCCGGACCACGCGCACCACGCTTTTCGGGCAGGTCGCGTCGATGCCCGTCGCTTTGGCCCCCATCGGCATGGGGGGCGCATTTCATCCGCACGGGGAAATTCATGCCGCGCGCGCGGCCTCGGCCTTCGGCGTGCCCTATTGCCTGAGTTCGTTGGCCTCGTGCTCGATCGAGGAGGTCGCCGCCGCCGTCGAGACGCCATTCGTGTTCCAGCTCTATTTGATGAAAGATCGCGACATCAATGCATCGCTCCTGCAGCGGGCGGAGCAAGCCAAGTGCCCCGCGCTGATGGTCAATGTCGACACGGCCGTGCAGGGACGCCGCAACCGCGATCTCGACAACGGTGTGAGCATTCCGTTGAATTTGCGGATCTGGCAGTTGTTGGACATCGTGCGCCGGCCGAGATGGGTCTGGCGCTATCTGCGCAACAAGCCTTCGCTCGGCAACCTCGCAGCCTATTGCCCGGATGGGCGGGACCTTCCTTCGGTCTCCGCCTGGGCCGAGCCGCGGTTCAAAGGCGCGGTCACCCGGGACGATCTCGAATGGCTCCGGAACAACTGGTCCGGCAAGCTGATCGTGAAAGGGGTTCTCGACCCCGAGGATGCGAAGATTGCCGCCGATCTCGGCGCGGACAGCGTCGTGGTGTCGAACCACGGCGGGCGGCAGCTCGACAGTGCCGCGAGCTCGATAGAGATGCTGCCGCGCATACGCGATGCTGTCGGAGATTCGGTGGAGCTGGTCCTCGACAGTGGCGTCCGTTCCGGCTTCGACGTGTTGAAGTCGCTCGGGCGCGGCGCGGATGGCTGCCTCTTGGGACGGGCCTACATCTACGGTCTCGCGCCCTATGGCGAGCGCGGCGTGGCGGCCGCGCTGTACCTGGTTGCGCAGGAACTCGACGAGGCGATGACGCTGACCGGAACGGCCGACGTCAACGCCTTGCCCGAGAATCTGGTTTTCGGCCCTTGAGGGGTTAGGTGCGCCAGGGATGCGCCGGCATCTCGGACACGCCGAGAACGGCGACACCGGCGGCCGCGACTTCATGATCGTTGTCGACCGTGCTGCCGCTCACGCCGATTGCGCCGACCAGGACGCCGTCCTCGTCGACGATCGGCAGGCCGCCCGGAAACGTAATCAGGCCGTCGTTGGAGTGCTCGATCCCGTAGAGCGGTTTGCCGGGTTGTGAGAGCTGGCCGAGCGCGCCGGTCGCCATGCCGAAGAAGCAGGCGGTCGTCGCTTTCTTGATGGCGATGTCGATGGAGCCGACCCAAGCGTCGTCCATGCGCATGAAGGCCTTCAGATTGGCACCGGAGTCGACCACGGCGATGCACATCTGCGTGTCCAGTTCGACGGCCTTCTTGCGGGCTGCTTCGATGACTTGTTCGGCATTCTCGAGATTGACGTGCATTCCTCATCTCCTCCTCGGTGGGTCAGGCCGCGTCCATCGGCAAGCCTGGGGATTTTGTGTCAGCCGTTCTTGTGAAGTGTTTGGCACCTGACGGTAGGCGGTTAGCATGTCACGCGATTGACCAGGGTACCAGATGCTCAAGACGCAGCACGCTACGTCCTTGCGGCACGTAGCGTTTCTACTTCTGGCCTTTATTGAAGTTCAAACTCCCGTATGACGAACGACTCGCCTCAACCCTTTCCCTCAAAGATCAGCCAAAGCGCGACGCCCGCACGGGTACGCATCGCGCTCGCGATTTTGCTGCTCGGCGTCTTCGTGCTGATGCAGCTGCGGCTGGGGGAGGAGCCCGCATCCGGTGACGTCCTGGCTTGGCGGGACGATGGGCGGCTCCACGTCTTCGTGCATCCGGACTGCCCGCATTGCCATGACGCGCGCGCGTTCCTCCGGGATCATCCTGAGATCGACTTCGACATTCATGACGTTTCAACACCGGCGAACGAACGGTTGTTCCGTGCGGTGGCACGAGACTATGGCCTTTCCGAACGGGACCTCGGCGTCCCGCTTTTCATTTTCGGCGACCAGCACATGCTCGGCTTCGACCGTCCTGAAACGACGGGCGTGGAGCTGTTGGCGATGGTGCGCGGCGACGTGCAGGAGAACACGCAGTCAGCAGGCCATATCGATTTGCCGATCATCGGCACGATCGATCCAGACCGGTATTCATTGGCCGGCTTGGCGGTGATCATGGGGCTGGCCGACGGCTTCAACCCGTGCGCCATGTGGGTGTTGATCTATTTGATCTCGCTGATCGCGGGACTGAAGGACCGCGCGAAGATCTGGTGGCTGGTAGGGACCTTCGTGCTCACCTCGGGCATTCTTTATTTCCTGCTGATGACCGCCTGGCTCAACGTGTTCCTCGTGGTCGGATATGTGCGGCCGCTCACCGAGTTCGTCGCGCTCCTCGCCATCGGGTTCGGCATCAGCCATCTCTATGAGCTGGCATGGACGCGCGGCGTGATCGAATGCGAGGTCGGTGACGTCGCGCAGCGGCAGCGGACCATGTCGCGCATCCGCGATGTGGTGGCGGCCCCTGTCGGTATCGTCAGTCTGGTGCTGATCGTCGGGCTGGCTTTCGCGGTGAACGCCATCGAGTTCGTCTGCTCGGCCGCGCTGCCGGCCATCTTCACGCACGTGCTGGCGCTAAGCGACGTCTCCACGTTCGGCTACTACGCCTATATCGCGCTCTACGTCGTCTTCTTCATGCTGGATGATTTGATCATCTTCGGCTTGGCGGCCTTCGCCGTACAGAGCTTCGTCGACACGCGCTATGCGGTGTTCAGCCGGTTCGCCGGCGGCCTGGTTCTGATCGGCCTCGGTTTCTGGATGCTGATGCGCTAGGGCGCCTGTCAGAGACGCCTAGTAGAAGAGGCTGGAGACCGACTTCTCTTCCGCCGTGCGCGCAATGGCTTCGCCGAGCAGCGGGGCGATCGACAGGACGCGGATGTTGTGCGCGTTGATCACCGAGTCGCTGGGCATGATCGAATCGGTGATCACCAGCTCCTTCAACTGCGAGGCCATGACGCGGGCGATGGCGCCGCCGGACAGGACGCCGTGGGTGATGTAGCCGGTGACCTGCTTGGCGCCCTGTTTCAGAAGCGCTTCGGCCGCGTTCACCAGCGTGCCACCCGAATCGACGATGTCGTCCATCAGGATGCAGCTGCGTCCGGATACGTCGCCGATGACATTCATCACCTCGGACTCGCCAGGCCGCTCGCGGCGCTTGTCGACAATGGCGAGCGGCGCATCGATGCGCTTCGCAAGGCCGCGGGCGCGAACCACGCCGCCGACATCCGGCGAGACCACCATGAGGTCATCGTTCCCCATGACCTCCTTGATGTCACCGACCAGCACGGGCGCGGCGAACAAATTGTCGGTCGGAATGTCGAAGAAGCCCTGGATCTGGCCCGCGTGAAGGTCGAGCGTCAGAACGCGATCGGCGCCGGCGCGAACGATCATGTTCGCGACGAGCTTCGCGGAGATGGGCGTCCGGGGCCCCGGTTTCCGGTCCTGCCGCGCGTAGCCGAAATAGGGGATGACCGCCGTGATGCGCCGCGCGGACGCCCGCTTCAGCGCATCGCACAGGATCAGGAGTTCCATGAGGTGATCGTTGGCCGGCGCCGAGGTCGACTGGATGATGAAGACATCCTCGCCCCGGACGTTCTCCTGGACTTCGACGAATATCTCCTTGTCCGCAAACCGTCGGACAACGCAGCGCGCAAGTGGCGTATCGAGATAGTTGGAGATTGCCTCAGCGAGAGGGCGGTTGCTGTTGCCTGCAACCAGTTTCATGCTCTTGTTCCCCGAAACCCAGCCAATGTGACGTCAGCCGAGGGCCTCCGACACACCCGGGCCGCTTTTAACAAGCGTGTGGCACCTCTGTAAACGTTCGAAGTTATCCATGCCCAGTTGTTATGGTCGCGGGCCGGGCGGCAGGGGCGCCGGAGACCCTTGGGCGTCATTGAACCAGCTTCTTGATGCCGGGCACGGCGGCGCCGGCCGCGGCGTCGGCAATCGAGCCCCACGGACCGTTCAGCGAGCCTTTCGGGATGACGTTCTCCTGGGTCACGGTGCCTTTGACCTTGCCGCTCGGCTCCAGAACGCGCCAATCGATGCGGATTTTTTCCTTCGAAAGCCCAGCGGTGGTCAGCTTCACCGTGCCGTTGACCGTGTAGACGTTCGAGCCCCGGGTCACGACTTTGACCCCGGAGCTGCGGAGCTTCTTCTGAAGGGCCGAGGCCAGACTGCGGCTGCCATCGCCCGGGGCGCCCGAGACGGACCCGATTTTGACGCCCGAGGGTTTCGGGCCGGAAGCCGTGCGGGAGTTCGACGCGGCCGCTGCCCCCGTGGCGGCTGCGGCTCCGGTCGCCGCCGCGGTGCGGCCCGTAAAGGAGGAGGAAGACGGCGAAGAGGAGGAGCTGGCGGTGGGCTTCGCAGCACCGCCCCCACGTCCGCCCGGCAGGTTCGCAGCCAATTGCGAGGCCGTGCTGTTGGCGATGTTGGCCATGGCCGTGGAGTTCAACCCGCGCCAGGGATTGGCGCTGGATCCCCCGGACACGACCTCCTCGCCTGAGACCCGGGTGACGCGCTTGCCCGCCGCGTCGTCCACGTCCCACACATAAGAGATCCTGGAGCGGCTGCCTTCGGCGGCCGTCAGGAGGTAGCCCCGAAGCGTGTATTCCGCCTCGGCGGAACCGCTGGGGAGGATGGTGAGATTGCGATCGGCCCCGGCAGTTTGAAGCGCCTGGGTCAGCTGGCTTGTCACGTTCTTGGGCGGACCGACAACGGGGCCCATGGCGATCTTCGGGGAACTGGCGAACAAGCCGCCGGCGCCCTGCATGATGTTGCCCATGCCCGAACCGCCGCCGCAGCCTGTCAGAGACAGCGCGGCCGCGAGTAGCGCGGCTGCCGTCAGGACGAAGCCCAGGGCGTGTGTCGTTCTGTATCGCTTAGCGGCCAACCGCTCGCTCCCTCGTTGGCTGCACACGGTTTTGCGCGCTGCGCGCGTGCGCTCCCAACGTCGTTTCCAACCAGTGTTCTTTTGGCGGGGCCAACGTCTCAAGCCGGCCAGATTGATAATTCCGGCCAACCATACTTGGCAGGCCCCGAGGGCGTCCAGACGCCCCGCCCGTCCCGGAGCCGACGGATCAGTCTATGGTGAATCCTAATCAGGTAAGCACGATGGCGGAAATTTGGCGGCCATAATCTGCCTCGCCGTGATGTTGCGACCGGCGATAGCTGTAAAGGCGGGTTTCGTCGTAATAGGTGCAAATCCCGAGATCGTAGATATTGCTTACGCCGGCCCGGTCCAGCCGGTCGGCGACATAGGCGGGCAGGTCGAAATGCGGTTCCCCGGTGCCTTCGTCATTGGCGAAGAAGGCCTCGGCATCGGGCTCGGTTTCGAGGAAGCGGGCCTTGTAGTCCTCGCCCACCTCATAGGCTCCCTGGCTGATGGCGGGGCCAATCGCGGCGACGATCCGGTCCGGTGCGGCGCCGAGCCCCGTCATGGCCTGGACCGTGGCCTCGACGATCCCGGTGAAGGCGCCGCGCCAGCCCGCATGGGCCGCGCCGACAACACGCGCTTCTGGGTCGCATAGAAGCACCGGGGCGCAGTCCGCCGTGACGATCCCGACGACGATGCCCGGTGTGGCGGTGACCACCGCGTCGGCTTCGGGGCGCGTGTCGGTCGCCCAGGTCTCGTCGGCCACGGCGGCGATGTTGGTATGCTTTTGATACACGGTCGCGAGCTTGTCTGGCGTCGCGCCCAGCAGCCTTGCGACGCGTGTCCGGTTCTCCGTGACGGCGTCGGGTGCGTCTTTCGAGCCCACGCCGCAGTTCAGAGATTCATAGAGACCTTCCGAGACCCCTCCGAGCCGCGTGAAGAACCCGTGGTCGATGCCGTCGATCTCGGCGAGAGTGCGGGCCTGAATTCTGAGTTTGTCGTCGGTGATCATTGGAATGTGCTCAACGTCTCATGCACTGTTTTCGAAAGCAGGGGGCGCCGGGAGGTCATTACTCGTGATCGCGAGCGCTTTGAAAAGCACGCCCATAGCCGCAGGGTCGACCAGACGCTCCGCCCCCGCCAGGAGCGCTTCACGCTGCTCCGGGGTTGCATCCCGGCACAGGCGTTCGAGCCGAGCCTCCAGGCCAAGCTCCAACAGGAGTGCGCGTTGCAGTTTGGGACCATAGGCGGCGAGCCCTGCGCCGCGCACCGCATCCTTCAATGCGCCGAAATCCACATGGGCCGTGAGGTCCACAGCGCCCGGCGCTTCGAGGGGATCGACGAATTTGTGCCGGGAGATGGCCTGGAGCGTATCGCCGCATTCGGTCGCCTCGTGGCCGTAGTCGACGATCAGCGCCGCGAGCGGGGCAACCTCGGCCTTGGCCGCAAGGGCGGCGACCACTGCGTTGGCCGCGGGCCTCACTTCGAGGATCGACCCATCCGGTAGCTGCTGCAGCTCGGCGTTGCGGCGCAGGCTCTCGACGGGGAGGGTGGGGCCGTCGCAAAACTCGAACCCGCCATTGGCGGCGATGCGTATACAGCGTTCGCGCCACTCGCCATCCCGCCAGATGAGCTGCCGGATGGGCAGGGCATCGATGAACTCGTTGGCGAGCGCGATGAGCGGGCCCGCCGGTACGGTCTCGATGGTGTCGTGCCACGAGATCTCGACGCCGGAGCCGGCGAGGGCTTCTTCCTGCGCGCGGCGGAGCGGTTGGCTGGTCTCGACGAGGGCGACATGCACGGTGTCCATGAAGCCGGGCAGGCGCCGCAGGGCGCGTAACGCGTCGGCCATCAGCGTGCCGCGTCCCGGTCCGAGTTCGGCGAGGACTACGGGGTGAGGCGAGCCCATCGATTGCCAGACGGCGTAGGCCCACAGTCCGAGCAGTTCGCCGAACAGCTGGCTGACTTCGGGGGCGGTGATGAAGTCGCCGGCAGCCCCGATCGGTTGCTTCGAGGGATAGTAGCCGGCCGTCGCGTCGGCGAGGCACACATCCATGTAGCGCTCCACGCTGATCGGACCGATCCGCGCGATCTGCGCTTTCAGGCGCACGCTGAGCAGCGTGCTCTCCATGCTGGTCGGTGTCCGCATCGGCGCCATGGTGCCGTCCGTCAGGCCGCGAGGGCCGCCTTCCGCCGGGCGCGCCAGATGAGCCAGACCCCGATGAGAAACATCGGAATCGAATAGGCCATGCCCGGTGTGAGAATTCCGATGTCGAGAGGATGTCCGGGATGCGGTTCGCGCGCGACCTCCTCGATGACGGAGCGGAATATCCCATAGAAGATGAGAAAAAGGCCGAACACGGTGCCGGGCCGGTTCAGTTCCTTATAATAGTGTGTGGCGATCCGCAGGATGATGAACAGGACGACGCCCTCGAGTGCGGCCTCGTAGAGCTGGCTCGGGTGCCGGGGCAGATCGTCCACACCGGGAAAGACCATGGCCCAGGGCACGTCGGTGGGACGGCCATAGACTTCCGAATTGATGAAGTTCGCGATGCGCCCGAAGAACAGGCCGAAGGGCGTGGCCGCCGAGGCAATGTCGCCGAGCGAGAGCGGGTTGATCCCTTGGGCCCTGGCGAAGAGATAGACGGCGGTCACGACGCCGAGCAGCCCACCATGGAAGGACATACCGCCGTTCCAGATGGCCGGAATTTGCGCCGGGTTCTGCCAAAAGAAGCTGGGCTCGTAGAACAACACAAAGCCGAGGCGTCCGCCCACCACGATGCCGAGCGTGATCCAGAGCAGGAAGTCGTCCGCCTGGCGCACCGTCATGGGTGGGTTGCCGTTCCACAGATCGGCGCGGGAGACGATCCGGCGCCCGTAGAGCCAGCCCGCGAGGATGCCCGCGAGATAGGCCAAGCCGTACCATCGGACCGAGACGGGTCCGACCGAGAAGGCCACGGGATCGACGACGGGGAAGGGGATGACGAAAAGCTGCATGGTGCCTCAGGTAGATTAGTCGTGGCGACCCTCGGCTGCAGGTCCACCCCTGTCAAGCGCGCCCTTTGCCCTCAACGATGTGCCCCCGACGATATGCCGCCGACGGAGCGCTCTCGTCCGCTTGCCTCTGTTGGCGCGCTACGCAATAGTCCGCGCAAATGACAGTTTCGCTAAGCGGGGATCCGGCTTAAGTGCGGGTCTCGCATCACATTTTCGGAGGTTGCGTGCCATGACGCAGACCAGCGGGCGCTTGTTTGACGAGTTGGGTAAGCTTCTGACCGACGCGGTCGGCGCGGCCGACGGCGTGCGGCAGGAGGTTGAGGGTGTGATGCGCGGTCAGGCCGAGCGAATCTTGAATGAACTCGATGTGGTGCAGCGTGAGGAGTTCGAGGCCGTCAAAGCCATGGCGCAGAAGGCCCGCGAAGAAAACGAGACCCTGAAAGCCCGTATCGCCGTGCTTGAGTCCAAGCTAGCTGTGGATAACCCGGGATAACGCTTGGCGGAGAGTCGAGTCGAGTCTCCGATTAATCCACAGATTTCTCGGCTCATCCACAGCAATTCGACGCTCGGCGACTCAGGTGCCGTTTTGTGCGCGGACTCGCCGGGATATAACTGATTCATCTACTGATTCGCGGTTGCTGTTTCTTGTGCGCGGACCCCCTCAACGCGGGCCGAGAGGATACGCATGGCTTCGATCGAAGCGACTTACGACCACTTCACAAATCCCGTGGACATGGTGGAGCAGATTGCCACCATCCGCGACTGGAGTTTCGAACGCAGCACCCCCGACGAGCTGTCCCTGACAGTCGCCGGGTCCTGGTGCGACTACCATGTCTCGTTGAATT carries:
- a CDS encoding glutaredoxin family protein, with the translated sequence MTNDSPQPFPSKISQSATPARVRIALAILLLGVFVLMQLRLGEEPASGDVLAWRDDGRLHVFVHPDCPHCHDARAFLRDHPEIDFDIHDVSTPANERLFRAVARDYGLSERDLGVPLFIFGDQHMLGFDRPETTGVELLAMVRGDVQENTQSAGHIDLPIIGTIDPDRYSLAGLAVIMGLADGFNPCAMWVLIYLISLIAGLKDRAKIWWLVGTFVLTSGILYFLLMTAWLNVFLVVGYVRPLTEFVALLAIGFGISHLYELAWTRGVIECEVGDVAQRQRTMSRIRDVVAAPVGIVSLVLIVGLAFAVNAIEFVCSAALPAIFTHVLALSDVSTFGYYAYIALYVVFFMLDDLIIFGLAAFAVQSFVDTRYAVFSRFAGGLVLIGLGFWMLMR
- a CDS encoding 2-dehydropantoate 2-reductase, with the protein product MTETNDLPITVAGAGSVGCYVGARLAAAGRSVTLLTRPALAAEISRHGLHCSDLEGHDIDLGPDRLKLSSAPSEALAGAKLILVAVKSHDTDAMAALIAEHAGHDAVAVSLQNGVSNAGILREHLGPERVVDAMVPFNVVQNRPADAPPRFHRASGGVIQVETTTTGLRSVLDVQHMPVAERDDIEAVLWGKLLVNLNNGLNALSGLPIVEQFGDRRWRALVARQLGEGLAVLNAAGIRYAPYEGVPQRVLALALRLPDALFRVAAKRMLSMDKNARSSMWEDLQAGRHTEIDYLQGEIIRLADQVGHPTPLNRRVLALVKEAETAKKGSPGLSPEAVSGAL
- a CDS encoding ribose-phosphate pyrophosphokinase, coding for MKLVAGNSNRPLAEAISNYLDTPLARCVVRRFADKEIFVEVQENVRGEDVFIIQSTSAPANDHLMELLILCDALKRASARRITAVIPYFGYARQDRKPGPRTPISAKLVANMIVRAGADRVLTLDLHAGQIQGFFDIPTDNLFAAPVLVGDIKEVMGNDDLMVVSPDVGGVVRARGLAKRIDAPLAIVDKRRERPGESEVMNVIGDVSGRSCILMDDIVDSGGTLVNAAEALLKQGAKQVTGYITHGVLSGGAIARVMASQLKELVITDSIMPSDSVINAHNIRVLSIAPLLGEAIARTAEEKSVSSLFY
- the pgeF gene encoding peptidoglycan editing factor PgeF, giving the protein MITDDKLRIQARTLAEIDGIDHGFFTRLGGVSEGLYESLNCGVGSKDAPDAVTENRTRVARLLGATPDKLATVYQKHTNIAAVADETWATDTRPEADAVVTATPGIVVGIVTADCAPVLLCDPEARVVGAAHAGWRGAFTGIVEATVQAMTGLGAAPDRIVAAIGPAISQGAYEVGEDYKARFLETEPDAEAFFANDEGTGEPHFDLPAYVADRLDRAGVSNIYDLGICTYYDETRLYSYRRSQHHGEADYGRQISAIVLT
- a CDS encoding heme-binding protein, giving the protein MHVNLENAEQVIEAARKKAVELDTQMCIAVVDSGANLKAFMRMDDAWVGSIDIAIKKATTACFFGMATGALGQLSQPGKPLYGIEHSNDGLITFPGGLPIVDEDGVLVGAIGVSGSTVDNDHEVAAAGVAVLGVSEMPAHPWRT
- a CDS encoding accessory factor UbiK family protein, with translation MTQTSGRLFDELGKLLTDAVGAADGVRQEVEGVMRGQAERILNELDVVQREEFEAVKAMAQKAREENETLKARIAVLESKLAVDNPG
- a CDS encoding class I SAM-dependent methyltransferase, encoding MRTPTSMESTLLSVRLKAQIARIGPISVERYMDVCLADATAGYYPSKQPIGAAGDFITAPEVSQLFGELLGLWAYAVWQSMGSPHPVVLAELGPGRGTLMADALRALRRLPGFMDTVHVALVETSQPLRRAQEEALAGSGVEISWHDTIETVPAGPLIALANEFIDALPIRQLIWRDGEWRERCIRIAANGGFEFCDGPTLPVESLRRNAELQQLPDGSILEVRPAANAVVAALAAKAEVAPLAALIVDYGHEATECGDTLQAISRHKFVDPLEAPGAVDLTAHVDFGALKDAVRGAGLAAYGPKLQRALLLELGLEARLERLCRDATPEQREALLAGAERLVDPAAMGVLFKALAITSNDLPAPPAFENSA
- a CDS encoding alpha-hydroxy acid oxidase produces the protein MLHEWAQPKAADLRKTGTAHVMYEEFDGLISGVPAKGVTGADRENPRGGAMIRPSTLANHPHDLRDKAKRHLPAIVFDFLEGGSHDEITMRRNRADFDAVRLRQRVFDHPVIRTTRTTLFGQVASMPVALAPIGMGGAFHPHGEIHAARAASAFGVPYCLSSLASCSIEEVAAAVETPFVFQLYLMKDRDINASLLQRAEQAKCPALMVNVDTAVQGRRNRDLDNGVSIPLNLRIWQLLDIVRRPRWVWRYLRNKPSLGNLAAYCPDGRDLPSVSAWAEPRFKGAVTRDDLEWLRNNWSGKLIVKGVLDPEDAKIAADLGADSVVVSNHGGRQLDSAASSIEMLPRIRDAVGDSVELVLDSGVRSGFDVLKSLGRGADGCLLGRAYIYGLAPYGERGVAAALYLVAQELDEAMTLTGTADVNALPENLVFGP
- a CDS encoding 50S ribosomal protein L25/general stress protein Ctc — protein: MAEAIELKAWSRGRTGTGGARAIRREGRIPGIVYGGSDEPLNIALETKEVSKQIQTGHFQSTVYMLDMDGTKIRAIPRDVQVDPVRDFPIHVDFLRLAKNAEIDVDVPVHFLNEGASPGLKRGGVLNVVRHEISLRCPADKIPEAIEIDLAGMEIGDSIHISAVTLPEGAVPTITDRDFTVATIAGRGGDDAGEEEEGAEEEATEEAEETKE
- the lgt gene encoding prolipoprotein diacylglyceryl transferase, which translates into the protein MQLFVIPFPVVDPVAFSVGPVSVRWYGLAYLAGILAGWLYGRRIVSRADLWNGNPPMTVRQADDFLLWITLGIVVGGRLGFVLFYEPSFFWQNPAQIPAIWNGGMSFHGGLLGVVTAVYLFARAQGINPLSLGDIASAATPFGLFFGRIANFINSEVYGRPTDVPWAMVFPGVDDLPRHPSQLYEAALEGVVLFIILRIATHYYKELNRPGTVFGLFLIFYGIFRSVIEEVAREPHPGHPLDIGILTPGMAYSIPMFLIGVWLIWRARRKAALAA